From the genome of Rhizobium sp. 9140:
TCAGGAAGTCTTGCTTTTGCCCTTGGCGTTCGCAGAGGCCTTTGCAAGCTGCGTGAGCTTTTCGTCTGTCGCCTTCTCCTCGGCGAGGTTGGCCTCCAGCAGGGGTACGGCGTCCTTCAGACCAAGCTGTTTGGCCCACTCGATCAACGTGCCGTAACGGGCGATCTCGTAGTGCTCGACTGCCTGGGCGGATGAGATGAGGCCTGCATCCAGAGCCGGAGACTCCTTGAACTCCTCGATGATCTCTTCGCCTTCGGCAATAATGCCCTGAATGGCTTCGCAGGTCTTGCCGCGCGCCG
Proteins encoded in this window:
- a CDS encoding YciE/YciF ferroxidase family protein, which gives rise to MAATKTLDDLFLDTLKDIYFAEKQILKALPKMARAANSEEGKAGFLQHRDETQGQIERLEQVFELLGKAARGKTCEAIQGIIAEGEEIIEEFKESPALDAGLISSAQAVEHYEIARYGTLIEWAKQLGLKDAVPLLEANLAEEKATDEKLTQLAKASANAKGKSKTS